The Microbacterium maritypicum genome contains a region encoding:
- a CDS encoding BON domain-containing protein, with the protein MTSTTRIDDEDLQRAVQQELEWTPDVDSAGIGVAVEDGTVALSGEVDSHTERLAARHAALRVRGVNAVIDHLVLPSSPDEHMADTAVAEEVEHALRAAADVPPGVKAVIEGGDVSLMGEVDWDYERRAAKRAVQHLKGVRTVNSMITLTARPSAADAEERIRGAIRRNALVDAHTIEVAVSGTSVMLTGTVRSWAEKNQAVEAAWASPHVTEVDNRIVVRPY; encoded by the coding sequence ATGACATCCACCACCCGCATCGATGACGAAGACCTGCAGCGAGCGGTCCAGCAGGAACTGGAGTGGACCCCCGATGTCGACAGCGCGGGGATCGGCGTCGCGGTCGAAGACGGCACAGTGGCCCTCTCCGGTGAAGTCGACAGCCACACCGAGCGCCTGGCGGCACGACACGCCGCCCTGCGCGTACGCGGCGTGAATGCCGTCATCGACCACCTCGTCCTGCCGTCGTCGCCGGACGAACACATGGCCGACACCGCCGTCGCGGAGGAGGTGGAGCACGCTCTTCGCGCTGCCGCTGACGTCCCTCCCGGCGTGAAGGCGGTGATCGAGGGCGGCGACGTCAGCCTCATGGGGGAGGTGGACTGGGACTACGAGCGGCGCGCCGCGAAGCGCGCGGTGCAGCATCTGAAAGGTGTGCGAACCGTGAACAGCATGATCACGCTCACCGCCCGGCCCTCGGCGGCGGATGCAGAGGAACGCATCCGCGGCGCGATCAGGCGCAACGCGCTTGTCGACGCGCACACGATCGAGGTCGCGGTCTCGGGCACCTCGGTCATGCTCACCGGCACCGTCCGATCATGGGCGGAGAAGAATCAGGCTGTGGAAGCGGCCTGGGCCTCTCCGCATGTGACCGAGGTCGACAACCGCATCGTCGTCCGCCCTTATTGA
- a CDS encoding phosphoketolase family protein translates to MSASGALSWPSIELTEPSPPTLEALNAWWRAANYLSVGQIYLLDNPLLREPLTRDHIKPRLLGHWGTTPGLNFIYAHLNRVIRERALDVLFVAGPGHGGPGMVANAYLDGTYSEVYDAIPRTEKGVRALFRQFSFPGGIPSHVAPETPGSIHEGGELGYSLSHAYGAAFDNPDLLVAAVVGDGEAETGPLATGWHSNKFLDPQHDGVVLPILHLNGYKIANPTVLARIPEEELLQLMRGYGHTPYLVSGGFDGEDPLEVHRRFAHTLDQVLNQIAQIKADAASGALNARPAWPMIVLRTPKGWTCPKVIDGHPAEDNWRSHQVPLRDARDTLAHTQLLEHWMRSYRPEELFDESGSIRASVAALAPEGDARMSANPVANGGLLRRDLVLPDFRDYAVDVPSPGGSVSEATRVLGTWLRDVIAANPEDFRIFGPDETASNRLDAVFEVTDKQWNAALWPIDDDNHLATAGRVVEMLSEHQCQGWLEGYLLTGRHGVFNSYEAFVHIVDSMFNQHAKWLKTAKGIPWRRPISSLNYLLSSHVWRQDHNGLSHQDPGFIDHVVNKKADVVRVYLPFDANTLLSTYDHCLRSVDYVNVVVAGKQPAPNWLTMSEAIEHCTRGLGILEWAGNERTDQEPDVVLAAAGDVPTLEVLAAAAIIRERMPRLSVRVVNVVDLMRLQSEGEHPHGLSDREYDAVFTEDRPVIFAYHGYPWLIHRLTYRRHGHDNLHVRGYIEEGTTTTPFDMVMMNEMDRFHLVIDVIDRVPGLASTHAVLRQEMQDARLRARAYTRAHGEDAPEIAGWTWNSAPTPNGGDRGISAPSVEPEHHDQKE, encoded by the coding sequence ATGAGTGCGTCCGGAGCCCTCAGCTGGCCGAGCATCGAGCTGACCGAACCGTCACCCCCGACGCTGGAGGCTCTGAACGCCTGGTGGCGTGCAGCGAACTACCTGTCGGTGGGGCAGATCTACCTGCTCGACAACCCGCTGCTGCGCGAGCCGCTCACCCGCGACCACATCAAGCCGCGACTGCTCGGCCACTGGGGGACCACGCCCGGCCTCAACTTCATCTACGCCCACCTGAACCGCGTCATCCGGGAGCGTGCGCTCGATGTCCTCTTCGTCGCCGGGCCGGGTCACGGAGGGCCCGGGATGGTCGCCAACGCCTACCTGGACGGCACATACAGCGAGGTGTACGACGCGATCCCTCGCACCGAGAAAGGCGTCCGCGCGCTGTTCCGCCAGTTCTCCTTCCCCGGGGGGATCCCCAGCCACGTGGCACCGGAGACCCCGGGGTCGATCCACGAGGGTGGCGAGCTCGGCTACTCGCTGTCCCACGCCTACGGGGCCGCATTCGACAATCCGGACCTGCTGGTCGCCGCCGTCGTCGGCGACGGCGAAGCCGAGACCGGGCCCCTGGCGACCGGATGGCACTCGAACAAGTTCCTCGATCCCCAGCACGACGGGGTGGTGCTGCCGATCCTGCACCTGAACGGCTACAAGATCGCCAACCCGACCGTGCTCGCCCGCATCCCCGAAGAGGAGCTTCTGCAGTTGATGCGCGGGTACGGGCACACGCCGTACCTCGTCTCCGGAGGGTTCGACGGTGAGGATCCCCTCGAAGTCCACAGACGATTCGCGCACACCCTGGATCAGGTGCTCAACCAGATCGCGCAGATCAAGGCGGATGCGGCGTCGGGCGCGCTCAACGCCCGTCCCGCCTGGCCGATGATCGTGCTGCGCACACCCAAGGGGTGGACCTGCCCGAAGGTGATCGACGGACATCCGGCGGAGGACAACTGGCGTTCGCACCAGGTTCCCCTTCGGGACGCCCGCGACACGCTCGCGCACACCCAGCTGCTCGAGCACTGGATGCGCTCCTACCGGCCGGAGGAGCTGTTCGACGAGTCGGGTTCGATCAGAGCGTCCGTGGCCGCTCTCGCGCCGGAGGGAGATGCGCGGATGAGTGCCAACCCCGTGGCGAACGGCGGGCTCCTGCGCAGAGACCTGGTTCTCCCGGACTTCCGCGACTACGCCGTCGATGTCCCGTCTCCGGGAGGGTCCGTCAGCGAGGCCACCCGCGTTCTCGGCACCTGGCTGCGCGATGTGATCGCGGCCAACCCGGAGGACTTCCGGATCTTCGGTCCCGACGAGACCGCCTCCAACCGTCTCGACGCCGTCTTCGAGGTCACGGACAAGCAGTGGAACGCCGCGCTGTGGCCGATCGATGACGACAACCACCTGGCCACGGCCGGCCGCGTCGTCGAGATGCTCAGCGAACACCAATGTCAGGGTTGGCTCGAGGGCTACCTGCTGACGGGGCGCCATGGAGTCTTCAATTCCTACGAGGCGTTCGTGCACATCGTCGACTCGATGTTCAATCAGCACGCCAAGTGGCTCAAGACCGCGAAGGGCATTCCCTGGCGCCGCCCGATCTCCTCGCTGAACTACCTGCTCAGCTCACACGTCTGGCGTCAGGATCACAACGGGCTATCGCACCAGGACCCGGGATTCATCGACCACGTGGTGAACAAGAAGGCGGATGTGGTGCGCGTCTACCTGCCCTTCGACGCCAACACGCTCCTGTCGACCTACGATCACTGTCTGCGTTCGGTGGACTACGTCAACGTCGTCGTCGCCGGCAAGCAGCCGGCGCCGAACTGGTTGACGATGTCGGAGGCCATCGAACACTGCACACGGGGGCTGGGCATCCTGGAATGGGCCGGGAACGAGCGGACGGATCAGGAACCGGACGTCGTCCTCGCGGCGGCGGGTGATGTCCCGACGCTGGAGGTCCTCGCCGCGGCAGCCATCATCCGTGAGCGCATGCCTCGGCTGAGCGTCCGGGTCGTCAACGTGGTCGACCTGATGCGGCTCCAGAGCGAGGGCGAGCATCCGCACGGACTCAGCGACCGGGAGTACGACGCCGTCTTCACCGAGGACAGGCCTGTGATCTTCGCCTACCACGGCTACCCGTGGCTCATCCACCGCCTCACGTACCGGCGGCACGGACACGACAACCTCCATGTGCGCGGCTACATCGAGGAGGGCACCACGACGACACCGTTCGACATGGTCATGATGAACGAGATGGACCGGTTCCACCTCGTGATTGACGTGATCGACCGGGTGCCCGGCCTCGCCTCCACGCACGCGGTGCTGCGACAGGAGATGCAGGATGCGCGGCTTCGTGCGCGGGCCTACACGCGCGCGCACGGCGAAGATGCGCCTGAGATCGCGGGGTGGACCTGGAACAGCGCCCCCACCCCGAACGGCGGTGACCGCGGGATCTCTGCGCCTTCCGTCGAACCCGAGCACCACGATCAGAAGGAGTAG
- a CDS encoding universal stress protein, translated as METTRTDRIIVGVDGSASSVEALRYAAPLADALNRPLHVVTTWTAPPIDPYAAIEWSPEQDAEEILGESIRKAFGGRPPAGLTQRTLLGAPARTLIGLSENCYMLVLGSRGHGGFAGLLLGSVSAACAEHAHCPVLIVHTPKTAAADGDHTRL; from the coding sequence ATGGAGACCACACGGACCGACCGCATCATCGTGGGCGTCGATGGCTCGGCGTCATCCGTCGAAGCGCTGCGCTACGCCGCTCCCCTGGCGGACGCCCTGAACAGACCTCTGCACGTCGTCACCACATGGACCGCACCACCCATCGATCCCTATGCGGCCATCGAGTGGTCGCCCGAACAGGACGCCGAGGAGATTCTCGGTGAGAGCATCCGGAAGGCCTTCGGCGGACGACCACCCGCCGGACTGACCCAGCGGACACTGCTCGGTGCTCCCGCACGAACGCTCATCGGACTGAGCGAGAACTGCTACATGCTCGTGCTGGGCAGTCGCGGTCACGGAGGGTTCGCCGGATTGCTCCTGGGCTCGGTCAGCGCCGCATGCGCGGAACACGCGCACTGTCCCGTCCTGATCGTCCACACACCGAAGACCGCAGCCGCAGACGGCGACCACACTCGACTCTGA
- a CDS encoding alpha/beta fold hydrolase has product MHNGDGLPAAHATRPRRRRRALVLIGALVIVVLVLVAIEVTRRTLAEQEDARTDPAFYALPTPLPRDDPGEIIRIAPIESAPVGTSAWRVIYHSRDQAGADIPVSGVVIVPNGPVPDGGRTIVSWGHPTTGAATRCAPSLGMDPFEYIEGMHELLAEGYAIAATDYPGLGVEGASSYLLGIPESNSVLDIVRAARRIDGAGVSDRVVLWGHSQGGQAVLFAAERAAEYAHELTIEGVAVAAPAANLNALMTDDIVNLSGVTIASFAIPAYEAAYAEQYGSEAITDVLTPAGLSATPDMAALCLLTQNAQIHAIADPLVGRYVRSDPATTEPWQTMLQENSAGNSPLRVPVFVGQGEADELVLPSATEGYVKLLCTQSTEVTFHRYPDVTHGLAAYAALPDLLLWLPTLGGGRPAADGCD; this is encoded by the coding sequence ATGCACAACGGTGACGGTCTGCCGGCCGCGCATGCCACGCGCCCGCGGCGCCGACGCCGCGCCCTCGTCCTGATCGGCGCCCTCGTGATCGTGGTGCTCGTGCTCGTCGCGATCGAGGTCACCCGCCGAACGCTGGCCGAGCAGGAGGATGCGCGGACGGATCCGGCCTTCTATGCGCTTCCCACTCCCCTGCCCCGCGACGATCCGGGCGAGATCATCCGCATCGCACCGATCGAAAGCGCTCCCGTCGGCACCAGCGCGTGGCGTGTGATCTACCACTCGCGCGATCAGGCGGGCGCGGATATCCCGGTGTCCGGCGTCGTGATCGTCCCGAACGGGCCGGTTCCCGACGGCGGACGCACGATCGTGTCCTGGGGGCATCCCACCACGGGGGCGGCCACACGGTGCGCACCGTCGCTCGGGATGGACCCGTTCGAGTACATCGAGGGGATGCACGAGCTGCTCGCCGAGGGGTACGCCATCGCCGCCACCGACTATCCCGGCCTCGGGGTCGAAGGCGCCTCGTCGTATCTGCTGGGCATTCCCGAATCCAACAGCGTGCTGGACATCGTGCGCGCCGCACGCCGCATCGACGGCGCAGGGGTGAGCGACAGGGTCGTGCTGTGGGGACATTCGCAGGGAGGCCAGGCGGTTCTGTTCGCGGCGGAGCGCGCGGCGGAGTACGCGCACGAGCTCACGATCGAGGGCGTCGCGGTGGCGGCGCCGGCGGCGAATCTGAACGCGTTGATGACCGACGACATCGTCAACCTCTCGGGCGTCACCATCGCCTCCTTCGCCATCCCGGCCTACGAAGCCGCCTACGCAGAGCAGTACGGCTCCGAGGCGATCACCGACGTGCTCACGCCCGCCGGGCTGTCGGCGACCCCCGACATGGCCGCCCTGTGCCTGCTCACCCAGAACGCGCAGATCCACGCGATCGCCGACCCGCTCGTCGGTCGCTACGTGCGAAGCGACCCTGCGACGACAGAGCCCTGGCAGACGATGCTCCAGGAGAACAGTGCGGGGAACAGCCCTCTCAGGGTGCCGGTCTTCGTCGGTCAGGGAGAAGCAGACGAGCTCGTGCTCCCGAGCGCGACCGAGGGCTACGTGAAGCTGCTCTGCACACAGAGCACGGAGGTCACCTTCCACCGCTATCCGGATGTCACCCACGGCCTCGCCGCCTACGCCGCGCTGCCGGATCTGCTCCTGTGGCTCCCGACGCTCGGTGGAGGCCGCCCCGCTGCCGACGGCTGCGACTGA
- a CDS encoding esterase/lipase family protein, whose amino-acid sequence MPSSEEHIIGVLRNAGWWVADYVYAGYWQVRALFDRTDPASFASGSAAHIVVLPGVYETWRFLQPLVVAMHRRGHPVHIVDALRRNQQPVVDLAADVTAFLEEHDLTDVILVAHSKGGLAGKLVMTGPAGERVRSMLAVATPFGGSRYARRILSRTLREFSPEAPSIVSLARQLSVNERIVSVYAGFDPHIPEGSELAGAKNVRLETGGHFRILAHPRVLAELAVLAE is encoded by the coding sequence GTGCCGTCGTCCGAGGAGCACATCATCGGCGTGCTGAGGAACGCCGGGTGGTGGGTCGCCGACTACGTCTACGCGGGGTACTGGCAGGTGCGTGCGCTGTTCGACCGCACCGATCCGGCCTCCTTCGCATCCGGGAGCGCCGCCCACATCGTCGTGCTCCCCGGTGTGTACGAGACCTGGAGGTTCCTGCAACCGCTCGTCGTGGCGATGCATCGGCGCGGGCACCCCGTCCACATCGTCGACGCGCTCCGCCGCAATCAGCAGCCGGTGGTCGACCTGGCCGCCGATGTGACGGCCTTCCTCGAGGAGCATGACCTCACCGATGTGATCCTCGTCGCCCACAGCAAGGGCGGCCTCGCAGGGAAACTCGTCATGACCGGCCCGGCGGGAGAGCGGGTGCGGTCGATGCTCGCGGTCGCGACACCGTTCGGCGGATCTCGCTACGCCCGCCGCATACTGTCACGCACTCTGCGGGAGTTCTCTCCGGAAGCCCCGTCGATCGTGAGTCTCGCACGGCAGCTGAGCGTGAACGAGCGGATCGTCTCGGTTTACGCGGGGTTCGATCCGCACATCCCGGAGGGGAGCGAGCTCGCCGGCGCCAAGAACGTCCGCCTCGAGACGGGCGGACACTTCCGGATCCTCGCCCACCCGCGGGTTCTGGCAGAGCTCGCGGTCCTGGCGGAGTAG
- the pyk gene encoding pyruvate kinase, which yields MRRAKIVATLGPATSTYETVRALIDAGVDVARLNLSHGDYSVHENNYANVRRAAEDAGRPVAILVDLQGPKIRLGKFENGPYELAKGDIFKITTEDIIGNKDICGTTFKGLPQDVKPGDFLLIDDGKVRVEVVETDGVTVTTKVIVAGAVSNNKGINLPGVAVNVPALSEKDEDDLRWGLRIGADLIALSFVRNADDVTRVHEIMAEEGVRVPVIAKVEKPQAVDALEEIVDAFDSIMVARGDLGVELPLEAVPIVQKRAVEIARRMAKPVIVATQMLESMINSPVPTRAETSDVANAVLDGADAVMLSGETSVGDYPVVVVETMARIIESTEEHGLERIAPLTTKPRTQGGAITLAALEVAEFVDAKFLCVFTQSGDSARRLSRLRSRIPMIAFTPEPGIRRRMALTWGIRSTLVDMVQHTDLMYHQVDEYLLGNGLAEEGDKVVVISGSPPGIVGSTNDLRVHKVGDAIRGAAPIYKAGV from the coding sequence TTGAGACGCGCGAAAATCGTCGCCACCCTGGGCCCCGCCACCTCCACCTATGAGACGGTGCGCGCACTGATCGATGCGGGGGTGGATGTCGCTCGACTGAACCTCAGCCACGGTGACTACTCCGTGCACGAGAACAACTACGCCAACGTGCGTCGTGCCGCAGAGGACGCCGGTCGTCCGGTCGCCATCCTCGTCGACCTCCAGGGGCCGAAGATCCGTCTCGGCAAGTTCGAGAACGGCCCTTACGAGCTCGCCAAGGGCGACATCTTCAAGATCACCACCGAAGACATCATCGGCAACAAGGACATCTGCGGTACGACCTTCAAGGGTCTCCCGCAGGACGTCAAGCCCGGTGACTTCCTCCTCATCGACGACGGCAAGGTGCGCGTCGAGGTCGTCGAGACCGACGGTGTCACGGTCACCACGAAGGTGATCGTCGCCGGTGCCGTCTCGAACAACAAGGGCATCAACCTGCCCGGCGTCGCCGTGAACGTCCCCGCGCTGAGCGAGAAGGACGAGGACGACCTGCGTTGGGGTCTGCGCATCGGCGCCGACCTGATCGCCCTGTCGTTCGTCCGCAACGCCGACGACGTCACCCGTGTGCACGAGATCATGGCGGAAGAGGGCGTCCGCGTGCCCGTCATCGCCAAGGTCGAGAAGCCGCAGGCCGTCGATGCGCTCGAGGAGATCGTCGACGCCTTCGACTCGATCATGGTCGCCCGTGGCGACCTGGGCGTCGAGCTTCCCCTCGAGGCCGTGCCGATCGTGCAGAAGCGTGCGGTCGAGATCGCACGTCGCATGGCCAAGCCGGTCATCGTCGCGACGCAGATGCTCGAGTCGATGATCAACAGCCCCGTTCCGACGCGCGCCGAGACCTCGGATGTCGCGAATGCGGTGCTCGACGGTGCAGACGCCGTCATGCTCTCCGGTGAGACGAGCGTCGGCGACTACCCCGTCGTGGTCGTGGAGACCATGGCTCGCATCATCGAGTCGACCGAGGAGCACGGCCTGGAGCGCATCGCGCCCCTCACGACCAAGCCCCGCACGCAGGGTGGCGCGATCACCCTCGCCGCTCTCGAGGTCGCCGAGTTCGTCGACGCGAAGTTCCTCTGCGTGTTCACGCAGTCCGGTGACTCGGCACGACGCCTGTCGCGTCTGCGCTCGCGCATCCCGATGATCGCCTTCACGCCGGAGCCGGGTATCCGTCGCCGCATGGCGCTGACGTGGGGCATCCGCTCGACGCTGGTCGACATGGTGCAGCACACCGACCTGATGTACCACCAGGTCGACGAGTACCTGCTCGGCAACGGTCTCGCCGAGGAAGGGGACAAGGTCGTCGTGATCTCCGGTTCCCCTCCCGGAATCGTCGGATCGACGAACGACCTTCGTGTGCACAAGGTCGGCGATGCGATCCGCGGTGCCGCCCCCATCTACAAGGCCGGCGTCTGA
- a CDS encoding glutamate synthase subunit beta: MADPKGFLKVTERELPARRPVPVRIMDWKEVYEPGDTQVLRRQAGRCMDCGVPFCHQGCPLGNLIPEWNDLTWRGEGRAAIERLHATNNFPEFTGRLCPAPCESSCVLGINQPAVTIKQIEVSIIDEAFAKGWVEPEPPERLTGKTVAVVGSGPAGLAAAQQLTRAGHTVAVFERDDRIGGLLRYGIPDFKMEKTQLESRLRQMQEEGTRFRAGVEIGKDISWPDLRARYDAVVIATGSTVPRDLAIPGRDLDGVHFAMEYLVESNHAVAGDKVTDQISAEGKHVIVIGGGDTGADCIGTAHRQGALSVTNLAIGKQPGDTRPDHQPWPMMPTVFEVSSAHEEGGERVFLASTVEFLGNEVGEVRALRVAETEYIDGRRVPKSGTEREIPADLILIAMGFTGPEQGGYTDDTLPQVTERGAFGRDSSYESTVPGVFVAGDAGRGQSLIVWAIAEGRAAAANVDRFLMGSTVLPEPVRPSDVAIGLQPA; the protein is encoded by the coding sequence GTGGCTGACCCCAAAGGCTTTCTGAAGGTGACCGAGCGGGAGCTTCCCGCACGTCGTCCCGTGCCCGTGCGCATCATGGACTGGAAAGAGGTCTACGAGCCCGGAGACACGCAGGTCCTCCGCCGTCAGGCCGGACGCTGCATGGACTGCGGTGTGCCGTTCTGCCACCAGGGCTGCCCGCTCGGCAACCTGATTCCGGAGTGGAACGATCTGACGTGGCGCGGCGAGGGTCGCGCGGCGATCGAGCGCCTGCATGCGACGAACAACTTCCCGGAGTTCACGGGCCGGCTGTGCCCCGCACCGTGCGAGAGCTCGTGCGTGCTCGGCATCAACCAGCCTGCGGTGACGATCAAGCAGATCGAGGTCTCGATCATCGATGAGGCCTTCGCGAAGGGCTGGGTCGAGCCCGAGCCGCCCGAGCGCCTCACCGGCAAGACGGTCGCCGTGGTCGGATCAGGGCCCGCGGGCCTCGCCGCCGCACAGCAGCTGACCCGGGCCGGGCACACCGTCGCGGTCTTCGAGCGTGACGATCGCATCGGCGGTCTGCTGCGCTACGGCATCCCGGACTTCAAGATGGAGAAGACGCAGCTCGAGTCGCGCCTGCGTCAGATGCAGGAGGAAGGCACCCGCTTCCGTGCGGGTGTCGAGATCGGCAAGGACATCTCCTGGCCCGACCTCCGCGCCCGCTACGATGCCGTCGTCATCGCGACCGGATCGACCGTGCCGCGTGATCTCGCGATCCCCGGACGCGACCTCGACGGCGTGCACTTCGCCATGGAGTACCTCGTGGAGTCGAACCACGCGGTCGCCGGAGACAAGGTCACCGACCAGATCAGCGCCGAGGGCAAGCACGTCATCGTGATCGGCGGCGGAGACACCGGTGCGGACTGCATCGGCACCGCTCACCGTCAGGGCGCGCTCAGCGTGACCAACCTCGCGATCGGCAAGCAGCCAGGCGACACGCGTCCCGACCACCAGCCGTGGCCGATGATGCCGACCGTCTTCGAGGTCTCCTCCGCGCACGAGGAAGGCGGTGAGCGGGTCTTCCTCGCATCGACCGTCGAGTTCCTCGGGAACGAGGTCGGCGAGGTCCGCGCGCTGCGTGTGGCCGAGACGGAGTACATCGACGGGCGCCGTGTGCCCAAGAGCGGCACCGAGCGGGAGATCCCGGCGGATCTGATCCTGATCGCGATGGGGTTCACCGGACCGGAGCAGGGCGGGTACACCGACGACACGCTTCCGCAGGTGACCGAGCGCGGTGCCTTCGGGCGCGACTCGTCGTACGAGTCGACGGTTCCCGGCGTGTTCGTCGCCGGCGACGCAGGCCGCGGACAGTCGCTCATCGTATGGGCCATCGCCGAGGGCCGTGCAGCGGCCGCGAACGTCGACCGATTCCTCATGGGCAGCACCGTGCTGCCCGAGCCGGTGCGTCCGAGCGATGTCGCGATCGGTCTCCAGCCCGCGTAG